GTGTTTCCCGCCTTCAAACTCAGAGTTAAGCCAAGTTTCTACTATATCCAGGGCAAGTCCAGTTCCTACCACCCTGGCTCCTAAAGCAAGGACATTGCAATCATTGTGCTCCCTGGCCATTTTTGCCATATAGCTGTTTGTGCAGACAGCAGCCCTTATCCCTGGAACTTTATTGGCCGCCATTGAAATTCCAAGACCTGTTCCACATATTATAATTCCTCTGTCACATTTACCCTCTTTAACTGCCTCTGCAACTTTTAGCCCGTAATCGGGATAGTCAACAGAGTCACAACTGCATGTCCCAAAATCAATGCATTTAATATTCTTTTCTTCTAAATATTTGATTACTTCTTCTTTTAATTCATAACCTGCATGATCGCTTCCAATTGCTATTACCATACGAACCTCCGTTATTAAGAATATATTGTATAATATTAGACTCCCCGTGTCAAAAAACCTCTTGGATTAATTTAGCTTATTTTTTTCTATTTTAAAAATTCAAATATTATTAGCATCTCTCTTTCTTATATTATTTCTTATATTATTAGCTTCTCTCTTTTATTATTAGCTTCCCTCTTTCTTTAGTTTTTCTATCAGCTCATCAATAAGATGCTTTAATTCTTTTGCACAGCTTTTATATTCTTCCTCACCCATTCCATAAGGGTCTTGCACATCCAAACTTTCATCTGTTTTTTTGTACCCTGAAACATATTCCTTTAAAGTCCATATTTTAGACTCTGCCTCAGGCACAACAGATAAAATTATTTTTTTGTGTCCCTCTGTCATTGTAAGTATTATATCTGCTTTTTTTATTAAATCCTCTTCGCCAATTGTCTTTGCCTTATGACCGCTTATATCAATTCCAAAAAGCTCTTTTACAGCCTTTTGGGCTTTAGGATTTGCACCATCCCCGCTAAATGCAGATACTCCGGCAGAAAAAGCCCTGACACCTTCCAGCTTTTCCTCCCCTAAAACGACATGGTTAAATATTCCCTCTGCCATAGGGCTTCTGCATGTATTTCCGGTACACACAAAAAGAATGTTTTTCATTAGGTCTTCTCCTTTTCCTGATATATAGGTATATCATCAAATATAGTATATCACCAAATATACAGGTATACCACCAAGTTATACTACTATATGTGCTACTATATATTGATATATAGTAAAATATATAGCGCCATATATTAATGTATATATCAATATATGCATTGATATATGTATACACTATATGTGTATTATTTTGTAGCCTGCCGCCTTTCGCATCCTGTTCATTACTGCAAAACCTATTCCCTTATCATCAATTGCTTCAGCCAATATAATCTGTACCCCTAAATCGTCAAAATCCCTCAAAGCTTTAAAAAGATTAGAAGCAATGGTTTCAGGCTCTAACCTGTCTCCTAATGAAATCACCACTGCCCCGTTATACAAATTTTTAGTTTGCTCTGTCGAGAGAACCCCGACAGACAACCCCTTTTCCTTATATTCTCCTGCTATGGCATTGATTTTTCCTACAACATCTGAAACTTCCCCTTCAACCACGATTAGCTCTGCCTTAGGGGAATAGTGCTTATATTTCATACCTGGGGATTTTGGAATAAGCCCGTCCAAATCCTTTTCTGTCAGAGAGGGGTCAACATCTACTTTCCCTAAAAATTCCTCCAGCTGTTCTTTGGAAACACCGCCGGGTCTTAAAATTACAGGCGGCCAAAGGGTAATGTCCAAAACCGTTGACTCCACTCCTATATCTGAATTACCGGCTTCTATAATAACATCCACCCTTCCATTTAAATCATCAATAACATGCTTTGCCGTTGTAGGGCTAGGTCTTCCTGACAAGTTGGCACTTGGAGCCGCTACAGGAAGTTTTGCCTCCTCTATAAGGCTTAAAGCTATTTTATTTTTTGGCATTCTTACAGCCACAGTATCTAAACCTGCTGTAACGCTGTCAGGAACGTTGGACGTCTTTTTCCCCACCAAAGTCAAAGGTCCCGGCCAAAATTTATCCATAAGCTTTAGGGCATCGCAAGGTATGTCCACCATTAAATTGTATATTTCTTCCTTGCAGGCTATATGTACAATCAACGGGTTGTCCGAAGGTCTGCCCTTTGCCTCAAATATCTTTAAAACAGCTTTTCCGTTTAAAGCATCAGCCCCAAGACCATAGACTGTCTCTGTGGGAAAAACCACCAATCCTCCTTCTTTTAATACCTTAGCTGCATATTTTATTTTTTCAAAATCTATATTATTTTCATCTATTTTAAGTATTTCTGTTTTCAACTCCACTTACTCCCGTACAATTAATTAAGCATTGATATTATTATACCACAAATTATCCCAGTTACATTACCCAGTGACGGCAATCTTCCCATATAAAGTTTTTTTGACTCAATTATAAGTTCAGCATGTACCACATAAAGCATTGCTCCTGCAGCAAAAGCCAGGCATATTCCTACAAAGTCTGTGGATACTTTTCCCAAAATTGCCCCTAACAGGGTTCCTAAGCCCATGGGGGCACCGGACAAAAGGGTAAGGAAAAAAGCCTTTTTTGAACTGTATCCTCCCAGCTTCATTGGAACTGCCATTGCAATCCCTTCAGGAATATCGTGTATCACAATCACCGCAGTAAGTATAATCCCAAGACTCACAGATGCTTCAAAACCTGCCCCTATGGCAAAACCTTCAGGGAAATTGTGGATGGCTATTCCTATCGCCATCAGTATTCCTGCCCTTAAAAGCCCTGTTGTTTTTATATCGGTATTTCCAGCCGTCTTTCTGCCTAAAACTTTCTTTTCGCTTAAAGCTGCCTTTCTGCTTACAATTGCCTTACTACCAACAACTGTCTTTTTGCGGCCTTTTTTATTGATAATTTCTTCAACACATACAATTGACAAAACACCTGCAGCCACGCCTGCAAGTGTCAGTATTATTCCTCCAAACCCTATGGCTTCAGGGAGCAGTTTAAAGCAAACCACCGCTGTCATAAGCCCTGCTGAAAATTCTAGTACAAAACTTAAAAGCCGCTTATTTATCCCACTTACAAAAAAAACAGTCAGACCGCCTATACCTGTACCTATCATTCCTGTCAAAAGACCTGTCAAGGTTACTTTTAGTAAATAATTCACATGTGTCACCCAGCACCCTCATAATATCCCTATATTATATTCAGGTGCCCAATACATTATTTACCATTACCTTCCCCGCTGGCAAGTTTTTCACTTTGGTCAGTTGTAATAAGTGCATCTATTATTTCATCTATTTCACCATTTAGCACATCTTCAAGTTTATAAATTGTAAGCCCTATTCTGTGGTCTGTAATTCTCCCCTGAGGGAAATTATATGTCCTTATCCTTTCACTCCTGTCACCGGTTCCCACCTGACTCTTTCTTTCCTGGGCAATATCCCCTTCCTGCTGCTGCCGGGCAATTTCATAAAGCCTTGACCTTAGGATGGTCATGGCCTTATCCCTGTTTTTGTGCTGTGACCTCTCATCCTGGCATGTAACAACCATTCCCGTCGGGATATGAGTTATCCTTATGGCGGAGTCAGTTCTATTAACATGCTGTCCCCCTGCTCCAGATGCTCTGAATGTATCAATTCTCAAATCATTTGGATCTATTTCTATATCAATTTCTTCCGCCTCAGCTAAAACAGCTACTGTAACCGTAGATGTGTGGACTCTTCCACTCGCCTCTGTTGTAGGAACTCTTTGTACCCTGTGCACACCGCTTTCATACTTTAATTTGCTGTATGCACCTTTACCCTTAATTAAAAATATAACTTCCTTAAACCCGCCTATTTCCGTTGGATTGGAATCAAGTATCTCTGTACTCCACCTTTGCTTTTCAGCATACTTAGAGTACATCCTAAAAAGGTCTGCTGCAAAGAGGGCAGCTTCATCTCCGCCTGCGCCTCCCCTTATTTCAACAATTACGTTTTTATCGTCATTAGGGTCTTTAGGCAGGAGTAAAATTTTTAATTCTTTTTTCACCTCTTCAAGATGTCTCTCAGCTTCTTTAAGCTCTGCCTCAACCATCTGCTTAAATTCCCTGTCAAGCTTTTCACCAAGAAGCTCTTTTGCCTCTTCTATTTCTTTGTTTATCTTTTTATATTCCCCATATTTTGCAACAATCTCTTCTAAATCCGAATGTTCTTTCATCAGCTTTCTGTATTCATTTTGATCCCCTAACACTTCCGGATCAAGAAGCTTATTATTTATTTCCTCATATCTGTTTTCTGCAGCTTGAAGTTTATCAAACATATTACACCCCTGGTTTCTTAACAATATTTAAAATTCCCAATGAAGTATTATATCACGAATTTGTATTTTATACTAGCATTGTTATTTGATTGGGAATTAATGGTCGGTGTAAATAAAAACCCCTGAAGATAGTTCTCCAGGGACTTTAAATAAATTTCATCCATCTTACCCCGCTGCCTCAATGGATTTATTGCACTGTATTTACATTATACACATATTCATTTTACAAGCATTTTTTATAATTTGAATTTATTTTATGATTTCAATGTATCCATTTTGGGCTTCTGCTATAATATTCACTTTATTGCCAAAGCTCTCATATCCATTACTTTCTGCTTCAACAAAATTATTTTTCATCTGCTTGCTTATATTTTTATACACCATCTCCGGTATTAAAAGATTAATTTCCCCATTTGTAGCATGCGCTTTAACTTTATATCCCCTAGTGTCCATATCATTCATATTGACTTTTATTCCTGAATTTTGGGTGTTTAAATTCATGTTTATAATTGAAGAGCCTTCATAGTGGTGAATATTCTCAACCAATATCCTGCCGTTTCTGGTTGAAGCATTGAGATTTTCAGTTTTTATGTGTTTTATCTCTATAACTGAGTTGTCGGTATTAATATCTATGTCCTTTCCTATAATGTACCCAAATTGTATTTTACCGTTTTTATTTGAAACACTCAGTTTGTCACTTGTAACACCCATAAGGTCTATACTGCTGCTGCTTGTAGCTGTTTTAAAATCTCCTGCCTGTACATCTTCAACATATATCTTTCCGTTCTTGGTTGTGAGACTCAATTTTTTAAATTTTATAACCGGCAAAAATATTTCATGGGAAACACTTATATTACCTATCTTATTGTATTTTGCGGATACCAAATTGTCGCTTTGGGAAAAATTTAAAATTTCATCAGCATTGTCCTGAGGGCTTTTTATTACAGTTCTTATTTTTATGTTATTATCCATATGCTTTTTAACCAGAATATGTCCATTCAACCCTTCAACTTCAATTTCCATATCTTCATTTACATTTTCTATTTCAAAGGTTTTAGTCACAGCTTTGTAATTTCCGAAAATATCAAATGCATTTATATTTACAACACTTCCCACAAAGTCTACTATTTTATCTGCAACTCCCATGGTAGCATACGCTACGCCTTTTCCAACCTTCTCCATTTTAGATGCAAACTCTTCAACAGCTTTGTCAAAATCCTTTTGTTTATAGGTCTTTTTAAATTCATTCTTCCAGTCATTTAACTTATCTTTAACTTTTGTAATTTCTTCGTTAAAATTAACCTTTTTATCTTTTTTCTTAAGAAAATCATATTCAGTACTCTTTGAATCCGGACCTATAGCTTCAAGAAGCCTTGCTGCTTCTTCGCTGGTGATCTTTCCTTCTTCCAGCATTTTAAGTATATACATCTTTTCCTCACTAAATGGCATAATCAGTATCCTCCTTTTTTTGGTTTTTACCATCAGAATAAACAATTATTGTTTCAACAATTCAAGAGCTTCATCAACAGATATCTCTCCATTATTCAATCTGTCCAAAATTTCTTTTCTGTCTATTGACTCATATACTTTATCATCAACTTTATGTCCTAAAGCCATTACCACATCTTCAATTTTATTTTTAACTGTAGGATATGAAATTCCCAATTCTTTCTCTATTTCTTTTATATTCCCCCTGCACCTGATAAATACATCGATAAATTCTTTTTGCTCAGGAGTAAGCCTGCAAAACTTACACAAACCAAAATCTCCTTCAATGGTGGTTTTACATTTAGAGCACCTGATTTTAGTTATTGAAGTGTCACCGCCGCATACAGGACATTTGCCCAACACTTCCCTGTTCATATAATCACTCCTCATATTTATTCACGTCTTTCTTTCATTATATTTATTATAATAATATATTATTTAATATTTGTCAATTGGGCATTAAATATTTTTAATTTTTAAGTTAATTTTATTAATTTTATTTTTCAATGCAGCCTTTTTTCAAAGTAAACCGGTAAATTTTTTTTAAAATAATTGAAGTAAAAATTAAATCGAAGTGCAAAAAAACACACTAAAATGAAGTGAAAAATTATATATGGCATTTATCACATTTAAAAATTTTAGATATGACATTAGAAAAAGGCATGATAAAAGGTATGATTTTAGAAAGAGGTTTTTGACTCTCTTTCTTTTTTTGAAAAAACACAGCCGCAATAATCTTGCCGGTACAAGTTGTATTTTTTTGATAAATCAATGGAATTTTTAAAACCATTATTCTTTTTAAAATCAGCTGCTAAAAATTTGACATTATATTTGTCTTGCAGTGTTTGTCCAATTTCATTAATCATATCAGCATTTTTTAAAGGACTTATTGACAGGGTCGAGGTAAAATAACCAAACTTGTTTTCAGCGGCATACACAGCTGTTTTTTCCAGTCTCAGTGCAATACACTGTTTGCACCGCTCACTTCTTTCGCCTAAATTTTCCAGTCCTTTGACTTTTTCATAAAATAAGTGGCTTTCATAACCTGTTTCTGCAACTTTTACATCAAGTCCCATTTTAGGTATGAGATTAATTTGCTCCTGTAATCTCTTGTAATACTCTTCTTCCGGGTATATATTGGGGTTAAAATATAATATCTCCATATCAAAAGTTTCACTAAGTACATTTAAAACATGTGTACTGCATGGAGCACAGCAGCTGTGGAGCACCAATTTAGGCCAGTACCCTTTGTTTTTTATGTTCTCTATTTCTGCAGTCATCAGTTTGTGATAATTAATTTTGTTCATTTTTCTTCCTCTTTTCCAAAGCTTAAGCATACTTATTGTTTTTATTGTGTTTTTATATTTATATGTTTATTATTCTTTACGCTTTTATTATCCTTTACATTTGCCCTTGTTTACTTACGGCATCTAAAAATTTCTTGCCGTCTGAGTCCACAGGAACAACCTTCATCCCTAAAGCTTTTTCCACCTGGGAAATCGTTACATCATCCAAAAAAACATCTTCCCCCACCCGGAGCATATTTGAAGGTATCATTAGCGTTTTTCCCAATTCTTCCCCTTTATCCAGCCTTTCTTTTATTTGCTTAATTAAATCCTTTCCTGTAATTAAGCCGGACACCGTTATGGTTTCCCCAAAAAAATCATTCCGTATGCAAACTACGTTAATCTCTATGTGGGGAAATGCCTCGGTTATTTTTTTTGCAAAATCATTTATTGCAGCATAAGCCAGCTTTCCGGTAGCTATTGTTAACTTATTCTTTATATTATTTGAAAGGCTGTTATAATCCTTACGGCGCTTAATATTGTGCAGGGCTTTATAAAACTCGTTTATAAAACTTCTCATCATCCCAACGCCGTTTTCAATTTGAAGATAGCCATCATACCTGTTTTCTTCCGGAAAATCACGCTCCGCCATAATATACCACTCATCACTGGCATGTATAAAATGCAGTCCATATTTATTATAAAATTCCTGCTGCCGGCTTTCAATCATATCAATAACCCTGTCTGCATCCTGCCTGTTAAACATTTCAAGTTTAAAAAGCCCGTCCCTGTACTTTGTAACACCTGCAGGAACAACCGACACACTTTTTAAATAAGGCAAAAACTTAGATAAATCATCAATGGAACGCTTAAGTTCCTCCCCGTCATTAACATTTTTACAAAGCACTATCTGACCGTTCATTTCAATGCCTGCTTTATAAAAGGTTTCAAGATATTTCAGCTTCTCCCCTGCAAACCGGTTGTTCAGCATTTTAGATCGCAATTCAGGGTTTGTGGTGTGTATTGAAATGTTAATTGGCGCCAAACGGAACTTAACTATCCTGTCAACATCTTTCTGGCTCATGTTGGTGAGGGTAATGTAGTTTCCCTGTAAAAATGACAACCTGGAATCATCATCTTTGAAATATAATGTCTCACGCATGCCGGGGGGCATCTGGTCAATAAAGCAGAAAATACACTTGTTGCGGCATGAACGGCAGGCGCTCATAAGGCCGCTTTCAAACTCAATACCCAAATCCTCTTCATAGTCTTTTTCAATTTCTAAAATCCACTCTTCGCCGTTTTGCTTTTTAATTAGAACCTCTATATATTCATTTGTAATAAGGTACCTGTAGTCAAATACATCCTCTATCTCCCGACCGTTTATTGTCAAAAGAATATCCCCCACATTGATATCCATTTCATCAGCAATTGAATTTATGTGTACTTTTTTAATAACATGGCCTTGATATTTGTTTTTTTTCAACTTTATGTTCCTTTCAATATCAATGGTTATTTTGGCTAAATATATCAGCTTACCGTATTTTCTTTTAAAAATATAATAACTCAGCATTTTGCCGATGGCAAGTTTTTTGTAAAAGGGCATCACCTATTGCACCTCTCTTCTCTTGGTTCATACAGTATTCCTTGATCGCCCTCATAATGCTTTGTATGAATAAACAAATTATCAAATATTACGTCAGGAATACCTTCCGGGAAAGCCTTACATGTTCTCTTTGGTCTAGCATGCATTAAATTTTTAAATCCCAGTGGGATTTAAATTCCTATATCCTCAATATTCAAAAAGAAAATTTAAAAATTCTGTAAATGATTAAGCTACAGATTTTCATTCCTCCCTGCTCATCATGGTTCGGAATAAAACCACAGTTATTTGACTTTAAAGCAATAAAATGTTATTCTAAATATAGAAAATCCGAATACCTTTTGGTAATGGGGGAACCAATTTTCAGGGGTGAATCTTAATTTTTTAAGAAGGGCTGCTTGGTGGTCCTAACCCGTCAGCTAACCCCATAGGATGTAACCAAGCGTATGACAAACTCATTTTTGAGTAGGGTGATGCGCTTTTTTCATTTTAACTGTTTGGCATTAAACAAAGGCCCAAGGGAAAAACGCCTTTGGACCTTTGTTTAAGCCAATACATAAAAGAAGGGAAGGTGAGTTTTACTCTTATATTTTGATTAAAAATAGCTAAAATGAAAAGCGCCACCATCATAATTTATAATATTTATGATGTGGAGGAGTTAAGTTGGAGTTAATTTTAAAAATTTGTATTGTTTTATTAGCTGGTGCAATAGGGGGTAAAATAACCAGTCACTTTAAACTTCCTAATGTATCAGGATACCTGGTGGCAGGACTGCTTTTAGGACCATCCTTTTTTAACTATTTAAGCAGTGGAGATATTAATTCCTTTACAATTATTAGTGAGTTTGCCCTGGGTATAATAGCATTTAGCATTGGCAACGAGTTTACCATAAAAGAAATGTCAAAGCTGGGAAAGTCCATAGCAATTATAACCTTTGCAGAAGTTGTAGGAGCTGTAGCTATAGTATTTTCCATTATGTACTTTTTGTTTAACCAGTCCTTTGCATTTAGCGCTGTAATTGCAGCTATGTCAGCATCTACAGCACCAGCAGCAACCTTACTGATAATAAGGCAGTATAATGCAAAAGGACCACTTACAAAAACCATTTTGCCTGTAGTAGCATTAGATGACGTATTTGGAATTGTTTCCTTCGGAATTGCAATGTCATTAGCCAAATTATCTGTAGGGAACCAGCAAACTTCTTTATTTAAAATGTTCAGCGGTCCTTTTATAGAAATAGGAGGCTCTCTCCTGTTAGGACTGGTACTGGGTATTTTATTGTCCCTAATTACTAAAAAAGCTAAGGGCAGGGACGAAATGCAGGTAACATCTTTAGCAGCCATTGGAATTGCTGCAGGTCTGGCACACTATCTCAATCTTTCACCTTTGCTTACCTGTATTATGATGGGAACAACATTGGTAAATTTAGCCCACAAGCCCCAGCGGGTTTTTGACTCAGTGGACGACTTTGCATCACCAATTTATGTGCTGTTTTTCACTTTAGCCGGAGCAAGTCTGGATATAAGCATACTTACTAAGGTTGGTTTGATGGGGGTGGCGTATATCTTTGCCAGGGCTGCAGGTAAAATGCTGGGTTCCTGGGTTGGAGCAAAATCAGTTAAAGCTGATCCTGCAGTAAGAAAGTACTTAGGTCTTTCCTTGCTTCCACAGGGAGGGGTGGCAATAGGGCTTTCAGTATTGGTAAGACAGCAGCTGCCGCAATATGCAACAGATATTACAACAATTATCATGTTTAGCATACTTGTGTACGAATTATTAGGACCGGTTTTTGCAAAGATTGCCCTGCAAAAAGCAGGAGAAATTGACGGTGGAAAGAAAAGAAGGGATTTAGCCAGTAAAAACAACGAAAATCCAAAAATAGCTTACTAAATCCGTACAAGGGAAGGTGAGTATCATTCACGTACTTTTTATAGTGTTAAATGAATTAGATTATTTAGACGATATCCTGGCGGGATTCGTTGATATTGGTTTAAGCGGTGCAACAGTTTTAGACAGCCAGGGTATGGCAAATATCATTGTCAAAAGCAGCAAAGAGCATTCTTTTCTATACGGGCATTTGAAAAAATTTATGCAAGACAGCCGGCCGTACAACAAAACCATCTTTACCGTAATAGAAAAGGAAGAGCTTTTAGATGAGGCTGTATCTGTTGTCCAAAACATTATAGGGCATGCTCCAAGACCCGGCGTGGGTTTTATGTTTAGCATCCCTATTGCAAAAATATACCCTATGGGAATAGAGGAGTAATAAATGTGTTTTTTGTGCTGTAAAAAACGTCTTATAGCTCCGATGGTTATAAGACGTTTTAATTTTAGTATTTTTATTTAAGTACACTGTCTGTTTTTTTATTACACATTATAAAACACTAATTACACTAATTTTTATAGGAGTTTGCCGTATTAACTATAAGTAAAACCTTCCCTCTGTATTCTCCTAGTGAAATCTTGCTTCCATCAACTCTTTCTACCTTAAAATCATATATGCTCATAATTGCCCTCCTTATTTTATTTTTACATATTTGATGCCTGACTCTGTTAAATCCGACATGTAAAAATTTTTAAGCAGCACCTTTTTATTATTCATACCAATTAAAAATAATTTTAAACAATAACTTGTTGCAATACATACTTTTTGTTATTATAAAAGTGACAAAATCAAAAAACTAAAAAACAAATAAGTAATAAATATTTAATAAAATAAACAGAAGGAGAAGTGTATGAAGCCGGCAAATATATTAGTAGTGGGAACTGGTGCAGTTGGAAGCTTTTACGGCGGAAAACTTTCTGTGGCAGGGGCAAATGTAAGTGCCCTTGTAAGGTCTGATTATGAATACTTAAAAGAAAATGGAATAAAAATAAAAAGTATAAATGGTGACTTTGTTTTTAAACCGGACGAAGTTGTACAAAAAGTTGACAACTACTCAAAAACACCTGATTATATAATTGTTTCAACTAAAGTTATTCCAGGTATAAATGTAGAAGAAATAATACGTCCTAAAGTTGGAAAAAATACTGCTATAGTTTTAATCCAAAATGGCATTGATATTGAAGAGCCTGTCGCAAAGGCTTTCCCTGAAAATGAAATTATAAGCTGTCTTGCTTTTATCGGTGTATCAAAAACAGGTCCGGGACAAATTAATCATCAAGAATACGGCCGTATTGTCATAGGTAAATATCCAAAAGGAAAGTCAGAAAAAGTTGAAAAACTTCAAGAAATGTTTAATGCGTCAGATGTCCCATGTATAATAGATGAAAACATAGTAACTGCAAGATGGAAAAAACTCATCTGGAATGCTCCCTTTAATCCGGTATCCGTAATAGGCGGGGGAGTTACCACCGATGTTATTATAAATAACAGTGAATCTTTAAAACTTGTAAAAAATATAATGAACGAGGTTATAGACTTAGCAAATATTTACGGACACAATTTACCTAAAAACCTGGTGGATGAAAATATAGCACTTACTGTAAAAATGAAACCTTATAAAACAAGTATGTTATTGGATTATGAAAATAACCGGCGTCTTGAAGTGGAAGCTATTTTGGGGAATGCTGTAAGGCTTGCCAGAAAGAAAAACTTTCCAGTACCAAACCTGGAAGCAATATATGCTCTGCTTTTGCTTTTAACAGAAAACAATAGATAATAGATGAAAACCATACATAAAAATAAAATTTAAATAAATTTTCTGAAAAAAATAAGTTTTTTATAAAAATAATAGCATATACTGGTTAACTTTTGATATAATTGTAATAACAGATAGATAAAGTTTTATGTTGCTGATAAAATGTGTTGTTTATTTAAATATCATCAAGAAAGGGGGAATATGTTTGGCAGAATGGTGGAACGCCATACCAGACTTTGAGAAATTCTTTTGGTTTTTCGCTATACCTTTTACACTAATTTTTCTCATCCAATTAATAATGCTGTTTATAGGTCTTGGCGATGATGCCGGCGATATACCGGGCGATGCTGACATGTTTGACGGCTCCGGTGTTTTAGACGGTTCTTTAGATGCTCCTTTAAAGGGTTCCGGTGTATTAGACGGTGGTGACCCGCCGGACGGTGTTGATATACCGGATGATGCTGATGACGGCATTTTTTCAAGTGTGTTTAAAGTACTGTCCATTAGAAATATCATAACCTTCTTTACCATATTTGGCTGGGCAGGCATCACATTTTGCAATATCGGGGCAGGTAAAATTATAACTGTTATTGCTTCTATTTTTCTTGCATTGGCAGTAACAATAGTAATATCAATGTTGTTTTTAACCATTATTCGCCTAACAGAAAGTGGAAATGTTAATTTACAAGATGCGGTAGGCCATATAGGAGAAGTATATGTGCCAATACCTGCAAATGAGTCGGGAATCGGCAAGGTACATGTAACTTTTAACGGGGTTTTCAGGGAAATAGATGCGGTAACCCCTGAAGAATCTCTACCCACAGGTACAAAAGTACTAATTATTAAACTTAGGGATGATGATACTTTTGTTGTAACAAAAACTGATATGAAAGGGTGATGGTATCATGTTATGTAAAATAGGACTATCAGGCAGTTTGTTAATTTTAGTTACCATTATTGT
The genomic region above belongs to Acetivibrio saccincola and contains:
- a CDS encoding DUF512 domain-containing protein — translated: MPFYKKLAIGKMLSYYIFKRKYGKLIYLAKITIDIERNIKLKKNKYQGHVIKKVHINSIADEMDINVGDILLTINGREIEDVFDYRYLITNEYIEVLIKKQNGEEWILEIEKDYEEDLGIEFESGLMSACRSCRNKCIFCFIDQMPPGMRETLYFKDDDSRLSFLQGNYITLTNMSQKDVDRIVKFRLAPINISIHTTNPELRSKMLNNRFAGEKLKYLETFYKAGIEMNGQIVLCKNVNDGEELKRSIDDLSKFLPYLKSVSVVPAGVTKYRDGLFKLEMFNRQDADRVIDMIESRQQEFYNKYGLHFIHASDEWYIMAERDFPEENRYDGYLQIENGVGMMRSFINEFYKALHNIKRRKDYNSLSNNIKNKLTIATGKLAYAAINDFAKKITEAFPHIEINVVCIRNDFFGETITVSGLITGKDLIKQIKERLDKGEELGKTLMIPSNMLRVGEDVFLDDVTISQVEKALGMKVVPVDSDGKKFLDAVSKQGQM
- a CDS encoding cation:proton antiporter, producing the protein MELILKICIVLLAGAIGGKITSHFKLPNVSGYLVAGLLLGPSFFNYLSSGDINSFTIISEFALGIIAFSIGNEFTIKEMSKLGKSIAIITFAEVVGAVAIVFSIMYFLFNQSFAFSAVIAAMSASTAPAATLLIIRQYNAKGPLTKTILPVVALDDVFGIVSFGIAMSLAKLSVGNQQTSLFKMFSGPFIEIGGSLLLGLVLGILLSLITKKAKGRDEMQVTSLAAIGIAAGLAHYLNLSPLLTCIMMGTTLVNLAHKPQRVFDSVDDFASPIYVLFFTLAGASLDISILTKVGLMGVAYIFARAAGKMLGSWVGAKSVKADPAVRKYLGLSLLPQGGVAIGLSVLVRQQLPQYATDITTIIMFSILVYELLGPVFAKIALQKAGEIDGGKKRRDLASKNNENPKIAY
- a CDS encoding ketopantoate reductase family protein → MKPANILVVGTGAVGSFYGGKLSVAGANVSALVRSDYEYLKENGIKIKSINGDFVFKPDEVVQKVDNYSKTPDYIIVSTKVIPGINVEEIIRPKVGKNTAIVLIQNGIDIEEPVAKAFPENEIISCLAFIGVSKTGPGQINHQEYGRIVIGKYPKGKSEKVEKLQEMFNASDVPCIIDENIVTARWKKLIWNAPFNPVSVIGGGVTTDVIINNSESLKLVKNIMNEVIDLANIYGHNLPKNLVDENIALTVKMKPYKTSMLLDYENNRRLEVEAILGNAVRLARKKNFPVPNLEAIYALLLLLTENNR
- a CDS encoding DUF1449 family protein, with the protein product MAEWWNAIPDFEKFFWFFAIPFTLIFLIQLIMLFIGLGDDAGDIPGDADMFDGSGVLDGSLDAPLKGSGVLDGGDPPDGVDIPDDADDGIFSSVFKVLSIRNIITFFTIFGWAGITFCNIGAGKIITVIASIFLALAVTIVISMLFLTIIRLTESGNVNLQDAVGHIGEVYVPIPANESGIGKVHVTFNGVFREIDAVTPEESLPTGTKVLIIKLRDDDTFVVTKTDMKG